A genomic stretch from Erigeron canadensis isolate Cc75 chromosome 9, C_canadensis_v1, whole genome shotgun sequence includes:
- the LOC122581375 gene encoding myosin heavy chain IB-like — MGQLISVLVVGFSEITLTKSHGISSIMTNCSLVIVFFCTVKAKAPQGGLGLGFGVWGLGPGAWGLGSGVWGLGSRVSGRGSGSGVGGLGSGVGGPGGPGSGVRGPGSGVRGPGSGVRGPG; from the exons ATGGGTCAACTCATATCGGTGTTGGTTGTTGGATTTTCCGAAATTACATTGACCAAGAGTCAT GGAATATCATCCATCATGACTAATTGCTCGCTCGTCATCGTGTTTTTCTGTACGGTTAAG GCAAAAGCACCGCAAGGGGGCTTGGGTTTAGGGTTTGGGGTTTGGGGTTTGGGGCCTGGGGCCTGGGGTCTGGGGTCTGGGGTCTGGGGTCTGGGGTCTCGGGTCTCGGGTCGGGGGTCGGGGTCGGGGGTCGGGGGTCTGGGGTCTGGGGTCGGGGGTCCGGGGGGTCCGGGGTCCGGGGTCCGGGGTCCGGGGTCCGGGGTCCGGGGTCCGGGGTCCGGGGTCCGGGGTCCGGG
- the LOC122583996 gene encoding uncharacterized protein At5g01610-like, translating to MDQIMGKVGTYWFSNSKAGQDLGSVSKDINNVPKNIKGGAKKLVTSVTEKKQKPLGELLQEFDLPPGIFPRDVKKYEFDEETKKLTVSVPTICEVSYRDSSILRFSTSVTCHIEKGKLNDIEGLKTKVMIWVKVTSIVGEDSKLHFAAGLRKTRERKVYQVIRDGVPVDKF from the exons atggATCAAATTATGGGCAAGGTTGGAACCTATTGGTTTAGTAACAGCAAAGCCGGCCAAGATTTGGGTTCCGTCAGCAAGGATATCAAT AATGTTCCGAAAAATATTAAAGGAGGAGCAAAGAAATTGGTCACTTCAGTAACAG aaaaaaaacaaaaaccactGGGTGAACTGCTGCAGGAATTTGACTTACCACCTGGTATTTTTCCTCGTGACGTCAAAAAATACGAGTTTGATGAAGAAACAAAAAAGCTAACAGTGTCGGTACCAACAATATGTGAAGTGAGTTACAGAGACTCATCTATATTAAGGTTTTCAACAAGTGTGACATGCCATATTGAGAAAGGAAAACTGAACGACATAGAAGGGTTGAAAACAAAAGTGATGATATGGGTAAAAGTAACATCCATTGTTGGTGAAGATTCGAAGTTGCATTTCGCAGCAGGCTTGAGGAAGACCAGGGAAAGAAAAGTCTATCAGGTTATTAGAGACGGAGTACCCGTAGATAAGTTCTAA